The following coding sequences lie in one Streptomyces sp. NBC_00510 genomic window:
- a CDS encoding NfeD family protein, with protein MDDWLWWLIAAVGLGIPLVVTAMPEFGMFAVGAVAAAIAAGLGLGITPQVLIFVIVSVAGIAVVRPLANRSRSQRPELRSGIDALKGRQAVVLERVDGHGGRIKLNGEVWSARSLETGRAFEPGESVDVVEIEGATAVVM; from the coding sequence GTGGACGACTGGTTGTGGTGGCTGATCGCCGCCGTGGGGCTGGGTATTCCGCTCGTGGTGACCGCGATGCCCGAGTTCGGGATGTTCGCGGTCGGAGCCGTCGCCGCCGCGATCGCGGCAGGCCTCGGCCTGGGCATCACTCCGCAGGTACTGATCTTCGTCATCGTCTCGGTCGCGGGCATCGCCGTCGTACGCCCGCTGGCCAACCGGAGCCGCTCGCAACGCCCGGAGTTGCGCAGCGGCATCGACGCGCTCAAGGGCCGCCAGGCCGTCGTCCTGGAACGGGTCGACGGGCACGGCGGCCGGATCAAGCTCAACGGAGAGGTCTGGTCCGCCCGTTCCCTCGAGACGGGACGGGCCTTCGAGCCCGGCGAGAGCGTGGACGTCGTCGAGATCGAGGGCGCGACGGCCGTCGTGATGTGA
- a CDS encoding SPFH/Band 7/PHB domain protein, with protein sequence MQPIIIVLIILVVLVFIALIKTVQVIPQASAAIVERFGRYTRTLSAGLNIVVPFIDTIRNRIDLREQVVPFPPQPVITQDNLVVNIDTVIYYQVTDARAATYEVASYIQAIEQLTVTTLRNIIGGMDLERTLTSREEINAALRGVLDEATGKWGIRVNRVELKAIEPPTSIQDSMEKQMRADRDKRAAILTAEGIRQSQILTAEGEKQSAILRAEGEAKAAALKAEGEAQAIRTVFESIHEGDPDQKLLAYQYLQMLPKIAEGESNKLWIIPSELNDALKGLGGIVNLPGAPGNGEGGTRRETPRLDKD encoded by the coding sequence GTGCAGCCGATCATCATCGTCCTGATCATCCTGGTGGTGCTCGTCTTCATCGCGCTCATCAAGACGGTCCAGGTCATCCCGCAGGCCAGCGCGGCGATCGTCGAACGCTTCGGTCGCTACACCAGGACCCTGAGCGCGGGCCTCAACATCGTGGTGCCGTTCATCGACACCATCCGCAACCGCATCGACCTGCGCGAGCAGGTCGTGCCGTTCCCGCCGCAGCCGGTGATCACCCAGGACAACCTGGTCGTCAACATCGACACGGTCATCTACTACCAGGTCACCGACGCGCGGGCGGCCACCTACGAGGTCGCCAGCTACATCCAGGCGATCGAGCAGCTCACCGTCACCACGCTCCGCAACATCATCGGCGGCATGGACCTGGAGCGGACCCTGACCTCCCGCGAGGAGATCAACGCGGCCCTGCGCGGCGTCCTCGACGAGGCCACCGGCAAGTGGGGCATCCGCGTCAACCGCGTCGAACTCAAGGCCATCGAGCCGCCCACCTCCATCCAGGACTCGATGGAGAAGCAGATGCGCGCCGACCGCGACAAGCGCGCCGCCATCCTCACCGCCGAGGGCATCCGGCAGTCCCAGATCCTCACCGCCGAGGGCGAGAAGCAGTCCGCGATCCTGCGCGCCGAGGGCGAGGCCAAGGCCGCCGCCCTCAAGGCCGAGGGCGAGGCCCAGGCCATCCGCACGGTCTTCGAGTCCATCCACGAGGGCGACCCCGACCAGAAGCTGCTCGCCTACCAGTACCTGCAGATGCTCCCCAAGATCGCCGAGGGCGAGTCCAACAAGCTCTGGATCATCCCCAGCGAACTCAACGACGCCCTCAAGGGCCTCGGCGGCATCGTCAACCTCCCCGGCGCCCCCGGCAACGGCGAGGGCGGCACCCGTCGCGAGACCCCCCGGCTCGACAAGGACTGA
- a CDS encoding sulfite exporter TauE/SafE family protein: MTYWEALAVFAAGIGAGTINTVVGSGTLITFPVLLAVGLPPVTANVSNTLGLVPGSLSGAIGYRRELAGQRDRLLRLGAAALVGGLTGAVLLLALPSQAFDTIVPILIAVALVLVVVQPRLSRVLQARRAGNGTHAPEHGGPLLLGGLLLASMYGGYFGAAQGVIYLSLMGVLLEESWQRINAVKNVLALIVNGVAAAFFLFVADFDWTAVALIAVGAALGGVLGARIGRRLPPAALRGVIVVVGLVAIAQLLLK, encoded by the coding sequence ATGACCTACTGGGAAGCCCTGGCCGTGTTCGCGGCCGGAATCGGGGCCGGCACCATCAACACCGTCGTCGGCTCCGGCACGCTCATCACCTTCCCCGTCCTGCTCGCCGTCGGCCTGCCGCCCGTCACCGCCAACGTGTCCAACACCCTCGGCCTGGTCCCCGGTTCCCTCAGCGGTGCCATCGGCTACCGGCGCGAACTCGCCGGACAGCGCGACCGTCTGCTGCGGCTCGGCGCCGCCGCCCTCGTCGGCGGACTCACCGGGGCCGTCCTGCTGCTGGCGCTGCCCTCCCAGGCCTTCGACACCATCGTGCCGATCCTGATCGCGGTGGCCCTCGTCCTCGTCGTCGTCCAGCCCCGGCTCTCCCGCGTGCTCCAGGCCCGCCGGGCCGGCAACGGCACGCACGCCCCCGAGCACGGCGGCCCGCTCCTCCTCGGCGGCCTCCTCCTCGCCAGCATGTACGGCGGCTACTTCGGCGCGGCCCAGGGAGTCATCTACCTCTCCCTGATGGGCGTCCTCCTCGAGGAGTCCTGGCAGCGGATCAACGCGGTGAAGAACGTCCTCGCACTGATCGTCAACGGAGTCGCCGCGGCGTTCTTCCTCTTCGTCGCCGACTTCGACTGGACCGCCGTCGCGCTCATCGCCGTCGGGGCGGCGCTCGGCGGTGTCCTCGGCGCCCGCATCGGCCGCCGCCTGCCGCCCGCCGCCCTGCGCGGCGTCATCGTCGTCGTGGGCCTCGTGGCGATCGCCCAGCTCCTGCTGAAGTAG
- a CDS encoding HNH endonuclease, with translation MRETLVLNASFEPLSTVSLRRAVVLVMQDKAVVEQAHPGLRIRAAAVEVPVPQVIRLCRYVRVPFRQRAAWSRRGVLVRDRHRCAYCGRRATTVDHVQPRSRGGGDTWLNTVASCAEDNHRKADRTPEQAGMRLLTQPFEPTPADALLLALGLKDREDVPGWLALPA, from the coding sequence ATGCGTGAGACGCTGGTGCTGAACGCGAGCTTCGAGCCGCTGTCGACCGTGTCGCTGCGGCGTGCGGTGGTGCTGGTCATGCAGGACAAGGCCGTGGTCGAGCAGGCTCATCCCGGGCTGCGGATCCGCGCGGCGGCGGTGGAGGTACCCGTGCCGCAGGTGATCAGGCTCTGCAGGTACGTGAGGGTGCCCTTCCGACAACGGGCGGCGTGGTCGCGGCGGGGTGTGCTGGTCAGGGACCGGCACCGGTGCGCGTACTGCGGCCGGAGGGCGACGACCGTGGACCACGTGCAGCCGCGTTCGCGCGGTGGTGGGGACACCTGGCTGAACACCGTGGCGTCGTGCGCGGAGGACAACCACCGCAAGGCGGACCGTACGCCGGAGCAGGCGGGGATGCGGCTGCTGACCCAGCCGTTCGAGCCGACCCCGGCGGACGCGCTGCTGCTGGCCCTGGGTCTGAAGGACCGTGAGGACGTCCCCGGCTGGCTCGCGCTGCCGGCCTGA
- a CDS encoding YbhB/YbcL family Raf kinase inhibitor-like protein, translating into MTEHKRRPLPHDFHPQVPSFTVVSDDIEPGGTLKDSQVYAEGNVSPHLRWEGFPEGTGSFAVTCYDPDAPTGSGFWHWVLFDIPVSVTELPAGAGSDGFKGLPEGAVHVRNDYGSKDFGGAAPPPGDGPHRYVFTVYAVDQEKLGPDGDVSPAVVGFNLRFHAIARANLIGEYENPQ; encoded by the coding sequence GTGACCGAGCACAAGCGGCGGCCGCTCCCCCACGATTTCCATCCTCAGGTGCCGTCGTTCACGGTGGTGAGCGACGACATCGAGCCGGGCGGCACGCTGAAGGACTCCCAGGTCTACGCCGAGGGCAACGTCTCGCCGCACCTGCGGTGGGAGGGGTTCCCCGAGGGGACCGGGAGCTTCGCCGTCACGTGCTACGACCCCGACGCGCCCACGGGCAGCGGTTTCTGGCACTGGGTGCTCTTCGACATCCCGGTGTCGGTGACGGAGCTGCCCGCGGGTGCCGGCAGTGACGGCTTCAAGGGGCTGCCCGAGGGTGCGGTGCACGTGCGCAACGACTACGGGAGCAAGGACTTCGGCGGCGCCGCGCCGCCGCCCGGGGACGGACCGCACCGTTACGTGTTCACCGTGTACGCGGTGGACCAGGAGAAGCTGGGGCCGGACGGGGACGTGTCGCCCGCCGTCGTCGGCTTCAACCTGCGGTTCCACGCGATCGCGCGGGCCAACCTGATCGGCGAGTACGAGAACCCGCAGTAG
- a CDS encoding sporulation protein, translated as MGFKKLLASLGAGGASVETVLNEPNVVPGGVVQGEVRIQGGSVPQRIEGLSVGLQARVEVEGQDAEYKQDVEFHRQQLGGAFEVQPGAVHVVPFGLEIPWETPITTFLGRHLTGMNVGVTTELAIARAVDSGDLDPINVHPVPAQQAILDAFGQLGFGFKNADLERGHIRGTRQRLPFYQEIEFFAPQQYRGLNQVELSFVADGHEMDVILEMDKKPGLFSEGSDAFRSFTVDLNNFHATDWAGYLNQWLAEVGGKRNWF; from the coding sequence GTGGGCTTCAAGAAGCTGCTTGCGAGCTTGGGCGCCGGTGGCGCGTCGGTCGAGACGGTGCTCAACGAGCCGAACGTCGTCCCGGGCGGGGTCGTCCAGGGCGAGGTGCGGATCCAGGGCGGCTCGGTGCCGCAGCGGATCGAGGGACTGTCGGTGGGCCTGCAGGCCCGCGTCGAGGTCGAGGGCCAGGACGCGGAGTACAAGCAGGACGTCGAGTTCCACCGGCAGCAGCTGGGCGGGGCGTTCGAGGTGCAGCCGGGTGCGGTGCACGTGGTGCCGTTCGGGCTGGAGATCCCGTGGGAGACCCCGATCACGACCTTCCTGGGGCGTCACCTGACCGGGATGAACGTCGGGGTGACGACGGAGCTGGCGATCGCCCGTGCGGTGGACTCCGGTGACCTCGACCCGATCAACGTGCACCCGGTGCCGGCGCAGCAGGCGATCCTCGACGCGTTCGGCCAGCTGGGCTTCGGCTTCAAGAACGCGGACCTGGAGCGCGGCCACATCCGTGGCACGCGGCAGCGGCTGCCGTTCTACCAGGAGATCGAGTTCTTCGCGCCGCAGCAGTACCGCGGGCTGAACCAGGTGGAGCTGAGCTTCGTCGCCGACGGCCACGAGATGGACGTCATCCTGGAGATGGACAAGAAGCCGGGCCTGTTCAGCGAGGGCAGCGACGCGTTCCGTTCCTTCACCGTGGACCTGAACAACTTCCACGCGACCGACTGGGCGGGTTACCTCAACCAGTGGCTGGCCGAGGTCGGCGGGAAGCGCAACTGGTTCTAG
- a CDS encoding DNA-3-methyladenine glycosylase produces MNVVDLAHPAEEVAPKLLGAILTHETPEGTVSITITETEAYSGSADPASHAYRGRTARNAVMFGPAGHLYVYRSHGLHWCANVVTGADGIATAVLIRAGRVIEGEDLARERRGGKVESPRLARGPGNLCQALGITAEHNGTDLLTGASVALSEGEPVPAALIRAGPRVGVSKAHDWQHRFYLAGDPTVSAYRLSPRAKPSAGA; encoded by the coding sequence ATGAACGTTGTGGATCTTGCTCACCCCGCTGAAGAAGTCGCGCCCAAGCTGCTCGGTGCCATCCTCACCCACGAGACCCCCGAGGGAACCGTGAGCATCACCATCACGGAGACCGAGGCGTACTCCGGTTCGGCCGACCCCGCCTCCCACGCCTACCGAGGCAGGACAGCCCGAAACGCCGTCATGTTCGGACCCGCGGGACACCTGTACGTCTACCGGTCTCACGGACTCCACTGGTGCGCCAACGTCGTCACCGGGGCAGACGGCATCGCTACAGCTGTCCTCATCCGGGCAGGCAGGGTCATCGAAGGGGAAGACCTGGCCCGCGAGCGGCGAGGGGGCAAGGTCGAGAGTCCACGTCTCGCGCGGGGTCCGGGGAACTTGTGCCAAGCGCTCGGCATCACGGCAGAGCACAACGGCACAGACCTGCTGACAGGCGCCTCGGTCGCGCTGTCCGAGGGTGAGCCGGTACCCGCCGCACTCATCCGGGCCGGTCCTCGGGTAGGTGTGAGCAAAGCCCATGACTGGCAGCACCGCTTCTACCTAGCCGGTGATCCAACGGTCTCGGCGTACCGACTGAGCCCGAGAGCCAAGCCGTCCGCCGGAGCCTGA